Below is a genomic region from Acidimicrobiales bacterium.
CTCCGTGATCGGCGTGCAGGTCGGCGTAGAAGCGGCCGAGCTCCTCGCCCAGCACGCGCGACAGCGGCACCGGGGCCGCCTCCACCATCGCCACCTCCACGTTGAGCTGGCGGGCGGAGGCAGCCACCTCGCAGCCGATCCATCCGGCTCCGATGACGACCACTTTGGATGCGGACGCCAGAGCTCCTCTGAGCCGGTCCGAATCGGCCAGGTCCCGCAGGTACAAGACGCCTTCGAGCTCCGCGCCGGGGAGGGACAGCTTGCGCGGCTCGGCACCGGTGGCGAGCAGGCAGGAATCGAAGGGGATCCGCTCACCGTTGTCGAGGACGATCCGCCTCCTGCCGATGTCGAGTGCTTCTACGCGGCGGGACAAGCGGAGACCGATGTCGTTGGCCCCGTAGTAGCCGGCTTCGTGAACGAAGATCTTCTCCTGTTCGGTCGAGCCCTGCAGGTAGCCCTTTGAGAGCGGCGGACGTTCGTAAGGTCGCACAGGCTCCTCGCCGATGAGCAAGATCTCGCCTTCGAAGCCTTCGCTGCGCAGAGTCTCCGCCGCTTTGGCGCCGGCGAGGCCCGCGCCGACGATGACGAACCGGGGTCCGCTCATTTCGCCGCCACCTCGAGTACCCCTCGGGCCAAG
It encodes:
- a CDS encoding FAD-dependent oxidoreductase — translated: MSGPRFVIVGAGLAGAKAAETLRSEGFEGEILLIGEEPVRPYERPPLSKGYLQGSTEQEKIFVHEAGYYGANDIGLRLSRRVEALDIGRRRIVLDNGERIPFDSCLLATGAEPRKLSLPGAELEGVLYLRDLADSDRLRGALASASKVVVIGAGWIGCEVAASARQLNVEVAMVEAAPVPLSRVLGEELGRFYADLHADHG